AAAGCAATCGAAAACGATATCTTTGCAAGCCCCAATTACTTTCTTGACTGGGCCTACAAGGAAACGCTCACCGTCATGGAAGAACAAAACCTGACGGATGACTATGTTGTGGAAGTGAAAACCACAATCGATCTGGCAATGCAGAAAGCGGCCAAGCTGGAGACAGCCAACATGCTGACAACAGAGGGTCCGCGTTACAACGCAACCCAGGCAGCGCTTGTGTCGATGACCCCGAGCGGTGCTGTCAAAGCCATCGTCGGCGGCCACAATTATGAAGAAAGCCAGTTCAACCGGGCTACGGACGCACTGCGCCAACCAGGATCCGCGTTCAAACCGTTCGTTTACCTTGCTGCGCTGCTCGACGGCATGTCACCTGAAACGTCCATTGTCGATGCACCGATATCCATTGGCAGGTGGTCACCGAGAAACTATTCACACCGCTATGCAGGGCGCACAAACCTGATCACGGCGCTGGCCAAGTCCTACAACACCGTCCCGGTCCGTATCATGGCCCAGATCGGACGCAAGAAAATTATCGAAGCCGCAAAGCGCGTCGGTGTCCAGGCCGAGTTGTTATCGGTGCCGTCCATGGTTCTGGGTGCAAACGGCATGACTGTCCTGGACATCACCAGGGGATATGCAACATTTGCCAATGGCGGCAGGTTGTCCAACCCGCACACGGTGCTGGAAATCCGCCGCGCATCTGGCGAAATCATATACAACCGCAGACGTCATGCACCGCCTGAACGCCAGGTCATTCCCGCATCTGTTGCCGGCGACCTTACCCGCATGATGGGTCAGGTGATAAAATCCGGCACCGCCCGGCGGGCCGACCTGGGATACACGCCTGCAGCCGGCAAAACCGGTACGACGCAGAGTTATCGTGATGCCTGGTTCGTCGGCTTCACGGGCAAGTACGTCACCGGTGTCTGGTACGGCAATGACGACTACACGCCGACCCGCAGGGCCACAGGCGGGTCGATCCCCGCACGCACCTGGAAAGCCTACATGCTGCGGGCCGACAGGGCCAAGAGACCGGTGTCACTTATCGGCCTGCCCGCTGAAGAGGCACACTTTGCCTTCCTGGAGAGCAACCGCAATACGCTGGACAATATCGGCGGTCCTGAAGTTGAGGTGGCAGCCGTTCAGACCGACGAGGAAATCCAGACAGACAGCGTCGGCGACGGTTCAGGCGAGGATGCCGTTGTCAACGTGCTCAGAGACATGTTCACTCTCTTCAAGAACGAGGACAGCAAGCTCAAGGTTGTCAAGAAGAAGAGGAAAAAGAAGGCGCGCCGTTCGGCGAGAAGCCGTCGCGCCGAAAAACGATATCGGCGGCGCGGAACCGTTCGCAAACGCAATTCCAGAAGATTGCGTCAGCTACTTCAGACACGCTAGATCAGGATGATTTCTGATTGAATCGACCAGAAATCATGAGCCTGACAGCTTTCATAGTGATAGAGCAGGTTTTCGGGTTCACGTGATCCTGTGTTGCTTCAGAAAAATCCCCTGTGGATCAGGTTGATTCTTGTCACAACTTGCTCCGCTATGGACTATAAAGGTGTATTAGAATTTGAACCGGTTTCGGCAGTGGACGTGCTTTCACTTGAGAACCGGCCTTTTACCGGCGTTGTAAAGATATGAATCCATCAGTCAGATTTGCAGTGAGTGTTCTGGTTGGTGTTACCGTGGGCATTGTCAGCGCCCGTTACATGACGACCGAGCAGAGCCCCCTGTTCACAGAGCAATACGGCAACTGGTACAACTGGCCCGTTGCCGGAAACCCGGCAAACAACCCCTACACCCAGGCAAAATTCATTGCCAACGGCCAGTTGCCTGAACACTTCAGTGAAGTGCTGACCTTTTACCGGAGCCAGGACGACGAGGGAGACAAGTTGACGGAAGACTGCACCTATCGGCTGTCGATTGATCGGCCGACGGCGCGCCGATGGTCGATTTCCCTGACGGGAAACGCCGGCGGCAGACCACAATTGCTGACCCAGGATGATGTGATTTCAATGGGCGAGAAGGTAATTGTCCTGTTTTCCAACCTGCCTCAGCCGGGCAATTGGCTGCGCATGTCGAACGCCGACGATCCGCGCGTCGTGTTCCGTTTGTATGACGGCGACACGATTACCGCACAGGGAACAGGCAGCGGTGCGCTTGGGCTGCCCAGTCTGACACGGGTGACCTGCTCATGACCTCGACCAGAACATTCTGGGCTGTGTTCACCGTACTGACGGCGATAGCTGCCCATCTTTGCTACATTCTGTTTGTGCCGCCGCAGCAGTTTCAAACGAAACTGGACACGATCCTTACCGAAAACGGCATCAACAAGCTGACATTGGCGGTTCCGGGAACAGCCGCGGCCAGTATTGCAGAATATCCCGGTGAACTGACCTATGCGCTTTGCCTG
Above is a window of Anderseniella sp. Alg231-50 DNA encoding:
- a CDS encoding PBP1A family penicillin-binding protein, with protein sequence MIDNSILRKLFQFFMKLDELFSHYAFELYDGLRRYWVAYSQFLMRFRVTGIKRVIVDLFDDAATFGTVFALGVITVALPTLNETDDIWNSGRQYAVTFTDINGEIIGKRGVLQDDAIPLEEVPPHLVKAVLATEDVRFFQHFGVDVVGTFRAMVANAKAQDVVQGGSTLTQQLAKNLFLSPERSLRRKVHEAFLALWIEARLTKAEILKLYLDRTYLGGGTYGMEAATQFYFGKSVRDVNLPEAAILAGLFKAPSSYAPHVNREAAIARANVVLGRMLDVGYITQGQFLEASQNPAKAIENDIFASPNYFLDWAYKETLTVMEEQNLTDDYVVEVKTTIDLAMQKAAKLETANMLTTEGPRYNATQAALVSMTPSGAVKAIVGGHNYEESQFNRATDALRQPGSAFKPFVYLAALLDGMSPETSIVDAPISIGRWSPRNYSHRYAGRTNLITALAKSYNTVPVRIMAQIGRKKIIEAAKRVGVQAELLSVPSMVLGANGMTVLDITRGYATFANGGRLSNPHTVLEIRRASGEIIYNRRRHAPPERQVIPASVAGDLTRMMGQVIKSGTARRADLGYTPAAGKTGTTQSYRDAWFVGFTGKYVTGVWYGNDDYTPTRRATGGSIPARTWKAYMLRADRAKRPVSLIGLPAEEAHFAFLESNRNTLDNIGGPEVEVAAVQTDEEIQTDSVGDGSGEDAVVNVLRDMFTLFKNEDSKLKVVKKKRKKKARRSARSRRAEKRYRRRGTVRKRNSRRLRQLLQTR
- a CDS encoding DUF1214 domain-containing protein, which codes for MSVLVGVTVGIVSARYMTTEQSPLFTEQYGNWYNWPVAGNPANNPYTQAKFIANGQLPEHFSEVLTFYRSQDDEGDKLTEDCTYRLSIDRPTARRWSISLTGNAGGRPQLLTQDDVISMGEKVIVLFSNLPQPGNWLRMSNADDPRVVFRLYDGDTITAQGTGSGALGLPSLTRVTCS